The Thermodesulfobacteriota bacterium sequence GGTCACCATCGCCAGCGACACTCCGGTCCTCGAAGCCGCCAAGATCATGAAGGAGAAGCGGATCGAGCGCCTCCCGGTGGTGGACGCGGGCAAGCTGGTGGGGATCATTACCAAGGACCGGGTGCTGCGGGCCTCACCCTCCATGGCAACGAGCCTGAGCCTGCACGAGATCCACTACCTCTTCGCCAAGCTCACGGTAAAGGAGATCATGCAGAGGGACGTGTTGACCGTCGCTCCCGAGACCACCGTGGAGAACGCGGTGCGCCTGGCCCAGGAGCGCCGGGTCGGGTCTCTCCCCGTGGTGGAGGACGGCCGAGTGGTGGGCATCCTCACGACCAACGACTTCTTCTACCTCGTCCTGAACCCCCT is a genomic window containing:
- a CDS encoding CBS domain-containing protein, producing the protein MRVRHIMSSPVVTIASDTPVLEAAKIMKEKRIERLPVVDAGKLVGIITKDRVLRASPSMATSLSLHEIHYLFAKLTVKEIMQRDVLTVAPETTVENAVRLAQERRVGSLPVVEDGRVVGILTTNDFFYLVLNPLLGIGEAGSRVIVRHCSTPEKMVAALECVGKLGHEVLNSAYLPSRRGNERDLLIHIASEDAKSLVACMKERGLEAEERER